The segment ATGAAAGAACCAGGAGAGGACGGCGCTGCGCCTGCCATCACCAGGACAAGCGCGATCTATGAACGGCTTCGTCGGGATATCATCCAGGGAACGTTAGTACCGGGCGAAAAGCTTCGGATCGAAGTGCTGCGGGCCAAATATGATGTCGGCGGCACCCCGCTGCGGGAGGCGATGAATCGCCTGTCCGTCGAAGGGCTTTGCACCCAGTCCGAGCAAAAGGGATTCCGGGTCACGCCGGTCAGTGCCGACGATCTGCTGGAACTTACGCGCACCCGCTGTTGGATCAACGAAGTCGGATTGAGGGAATCGATCGCGCGCGGCGGTCGGGACTGGGAAGAGCATGTTTTACTGTCCCTTCATCGGTTGTCGCGCATTCCGATCGTAGTCGATAATAGTCGCATGAACCCCGACTGGAGCGAATTGCACCGGGTGTTCCATGCCGCCTTGCTGGCGGGCTGCGGCTCGCGCTGGCTGATGGACTTCAACGACCTGCTGTTCGATTGCGCCGAGCGCTATCGCAATTTGCTCGCGGTCATGGGCACGGTGAGGGACGTGCACGGCGAACATCGCGCGATTGCCGAGGCCGCCATTGAGCGCAAGACCGCCTTGGCCGTCGGGCTACTCAACGATCATTACGAGAAGACCAGCGGGACACTGCTCCGCGCGATCGAGTCCGGCGGGCTCACGGGGCGTTGATCGACGCGCGTGCCATATCGCGCCATCGGAGCTAGACTATCGATAAAAACTATGTTTACGATAGAATATCGATATTAAGATCGACGTCTAGAGGGATGGAACGAGCCTATGCGAGTTGTGAGGTACGACCACCAGGGGACGGCCCGGTTGGGTGTCCGCGAAGGCAGTGAGGTTATCGACCTCTCACATGTCGATCGCGATCTGCCGCGCGATGTCGCTGATCTGTTGCGGTCTGGCCTAGATGCTCGGGACGCGTTGATGTCTGCAGCCCGGTCCAGCAGGACGCGCTTGCCTGTCGCCGATCTGAAGATGCTCCCGCCCGCTGTGAACTGCGGCAAGATTATTTGTCTTGGCTTGAACTACATCGATCATGCGGCCGAAGGTGGCGCCAAGCCCCCGGACTATCCGATGATCTTTTTGCGCGCGGCGACCTCGCTTGTCGGTCACAATACTCCAATGGTCCGACCGAGTTGCTCGGATCAGTTTGACTACGAGGCAGAACTCGTTGCGTTCATCGGAAGGAAAGGTCGGCACATCTCGCGCGCGGACGCGCTGTCGCACGTTGCGGGATATTCCCTGTTCAATGATGGCTCGATCCGCGACTATCAGTGGAAGACGTCCCAGTGGACCGTCGGCAAGAACTTCGACGGGACGGGCGGCTTCGGCCCCGAGTTCGTATCGGCCGAAGAGCTGCCTTCCGGCGCTACCGGATTGAAGATCCAGTCGCGGCTGAACGGGCATGTCATGCAGGATGCGAACACGAAAGATATGGTGTTTGGTGTTGCAGAGACGATCTCCTTGATCTCCGAATGCATGACGCTCGATGCTGGCGACATTCTGGTGATGGGGACGCCGGGTGGCGTCGGCGCGGCGCGCAAGCCGCCTGTGTTCATGAAGCCCGGCGACATCTGCGAGATCGAGATCGAGACCATCGGCGTGCTTCGAAATCCGATCGAGCAGGAAAGCCGCTGACCGCTCCTCGACGTCGTCTTTGATCCCGAGGGCGATGACAGCGAGCGGCTTGCGAGGCAGGTCGCCTCGCAGCGATCGCAGCTCGAGGCAGCCTTGCCGATCACGCGTACCAATACGGAGGAAACGAAAATGATCCGCTACAAGAAGCTCGGATACGTCGAGTTGAATGTCAGCAACCTCGACAGGTCGCGCAGGTTCTACGAGGATGTCGTTGGTCTCGAGTTTGTCGGCGAACGATCCGACGGGGCGGTGCTGTTTCGTTGCGATGATGAGGATCCTCGCTCCGTCGTCCTGCACCAGCAGCAGCCGGCGGGATTCAAGAGTGTCGGCTGGCAGTTGGAGGACGAGGCGCAGTTCGAGCTGTTGCATCGACGGCTTCGCGACGCCAGGGTGCCATATGAAGAGCTCGGCTCGGCGCAATGCGAGCTTCGCCAGGCGATCCGCGTCACCCGCACCACGGAGCCGCATTCGCATGCAGCTCTCGAATTTTTCACGGCCGACGGCCCACGACCGGACAAGCCGTTCGCGGTCACTCACACCAAGATTCAGCGCCTCGGCCATGTAGTGTGGTCCGTGCCGCACGAAGTTGAGTCTATCGCCTTCTTCCGCGAGGTACTGAACTTCCGGGAATCCGACAGCATCGGGGAGATCATGACCTTCATGCGGCCGTTCCCCAGCCCCTTCCATCACGGCATCGGCGTCGGCAAGGGTCCGAAGCGGGTCATCCATCACCTGAACTTCATGGTTTCCGAGATCGACGACATCGGAAAAGCCCAGAACCGCATGAGGAAGCACGATGTGCCGATCGTGTTCGGGCCGGGCCGGCATCCGGCTTCGACCAGCGTGTTTTTCTATTTCCTGGAGCCCGACGGCATGACCCTCGAATACAGCTTCGGAATGGAGGAGTTCACCGAGGTCGATCCGCGCAAGCCGCGTACGCTGCCCATGGCGGCAGAATCGATCGACGAATGGGGCTCGGTCCGGGATCCACGGATGGGGCAAACCGGTGACATCGAAGAGGCCAGGATCGGCGCGCCGGCGTGAGCGGAGCAGGCTGATCCGGGCCGACCCCGATATTCCTATCGCGGTCAGGAATACGCCACCTCGCGGGTGAGGGATGACATACCAAATTACTGTGAACGGCGAGTCCCAAATAGTGGCGGCGGCACCAGAGACGCCGCTGTTGTATGTGCTGCGGAACGATCTCGGATTGAATGGTCCGAAATTCGGCTGCGGTCTAGGGCAATGCGGCGCCTGCGCCGCATTGGTTGGCGGCAAGCTCGTGAGAACCTGCTCGATGGCACTGCGCGATGTCGGAGGCGACCCCATCGTTACGCTTGAAGGATTGGGGACGGTGCAGAAGCTGCATCCCTTGCAACAGGCGTTCATCGAAGAGCAAGCCGCGCAGTGCGGTTACTGCTCGAACGGGATGATCATGGCGGCGAAAGCCTTATTGGACCGCAATCCAAAGCCGAGCGATGAGGAGATCAGGGACGCGCTCGCGGACCAGCTTTGCCGTTGCGGGGTTCATAACCGTGTGGTGCGCGCCGTTCGCAAAGTTGCCATGGAGCAGATGCGATGAGCGTTGCGACGCTTTCCCGCAGGCTGTTCGTGCAGTCGCTCGGTGTCGTGCTCGCGACCTTCGCGCTACCGTCTCCGTCGGTCTTTGGTCAGACGCCAGCGAACGTGCCGTTCAGCCTGCGCAACAACCGCAGGCTGGAAGGATGGATCCGCCTGGAGGCGGATGAGACGGTGACGGTCTTCACGGGCAAGGCCGAACTCGGGCAGGGGATCCTAACCGCGCTGGCGCAGATCGCGGCGGAGGAACTCGATATCGGCTTCGACAAGATCCGGATGGTCTCCGCCGACACGTCACGAGGGCCGGATGAGCAGTACACGTTCGGCAGCCAATCGGTCGAGCAGAGCGGGGCCGCCATTCGCGTGGCAGGTGCCGAGGCGCGGGGCCTGCTGCTCGCTGCGGCGGCGCGTCGTTTTGGCGTCCGCGCCGAAGACCTGCAGGTCAAGGATGGAGCGATCGCCTCGGCCGATGGGCGGCGCGCGACGTTTTGGGAGATCGCGAAAGAGAGTGCTGGCCTGTTGGGAGATATCGCACTTGCTGCGACGCCGAAGAAGCCGAGCGACTATGCCATCGTCGGCAAGTCGATCAGACGGATCGATCTGCCCGGCAAGCTGACGGGAGCGCCGTCCTATGTCCAGGACATGAGGCTTCCCGGAATGGTCTTTGCGAGGGTGGTTCGTCCGCCGCGCTACGGTGCAAGGTTGCTCGAATGCGACGAAGCCGCGGTACGGGCGTTGCCCGGCGTGATCACCGTGATCCGCGACGGCAATTTCCTTGTGGTTGCCGCCGGGCGTGAGGAGCAGGCTATTGCCGCCCGTAGCGCGCTTGCTACGAGCGCACATTGGAGCGACGACACGGTCGCGCTTCCCGATATGACCCATTTGCGCACAGAGCTGCAAAAGTTGCGGGCGGAAACCATTGTCGTGGGCACCGCCGGCCAATCCGAGCCGGTGTCGGGTCAGGTTAGAAGAGTCAGCGCCGAGTATGCGCGCGCCTATGTGTCCCATGCCACGATTGGTCCCTCCTGCGCAGTCGCCTGGCTTAGGGACGGGCGCATGACGGTATGGTCCCACACCCAGGGGGCGTTTCCCCTAAGGGGCGATCTGGCCAAGGTGCTGGGCCTGCAGACCAGTGAGGTCGACGTCGTTCATATGCCTGGCGCAGGCTGTTACGGGCACAATGGCGCCGACGATGTCGCGTTGGACGCAGCGCTGGTGGCGCGTGCCGTTCCGGGCGTGCCGGTCAAGCTGCAGTGGATGCGGGACGACGAGTTCGCCTGGGCGCCCTTCGGTCCGGCAATGGCGATGAAAGTCGAGGCGGCGCTCGGATCCGACGGCAGGATCGTCGACTGGTCTTGCGACGTCTGGAGCAACAGCCACGCGATGCGGCCGGGGCAGGCCGGCGGGGTCAATCTTCTCGCGGCCTGGGATCTGAAGACGCCCTTCGTCAAAACTCCCGCGCCGCACATCCCCCAGCCGTTCGGCGATGGCGACCGCAACGCGGTGCCCTCGTATGAGCTACCGCGGAAGGAGATCCGGAATCATCTGCTGCTCGATGCGCCCGTGCGCAACGGCTCGTTCCGGACGCTGGGCTCGCACGGCAACATCTTCGCCATCGAGTCCTTCATGGACGAGCTCGCGCAGGTCGCGGGCAGCGATCCGCTGGCGTTCAGACTTGCCCATCTCCGGGATCCCCGCGCGCGGGCCGTGCTGCAAGCTGCCGCCGACAAAGCGGGATGGACTCCGGGAATGAAAGGCGACGGCCAGCGCGGCCGCGGCTTGGCGTTCTGTCGTTACAAGAGCATCGGGATGTACGCGGCCGCCGTGGTCGACGTCGAGGTCGACCGCAACAGCGGCCTTATCAAGGTACCCCGCGTGGTGATGGTGGCCGATCTCGGTCTCGTCGTCAATCCAGACGGCGCGACGAACCAGCTCGAGGGCGGCATCGTTCAGGCGGTCAGTCTCACGCTGAAGGAGCAGGTCACCTTCGACCGGCGCGAGATCACCAGCCGAGACTGGTCAGGGTATCCCGTCCTTGCGTTCCCCGAGGTCCCCAGTGTCGAGATCGTGCTGATGCAGCGGAACGATCCGTCGCTCGGCGCAGGCGAGGGCTCGCTGCCGCCAACCTCGGCCGCGCTCGCCAACGCGTTCGCTCAGGCCACCGGACGACGACTGCGCGAACTGCCCATGACGCCTGAGCGCGTGAAGGCGTCGCTGTCTTGATGGATCCGGATTCGAAGAGACGGTTCAATCGGCTGACCAGACACGCGTGAGGAAGCATATGAAGCCCTTCCGTAAGGTGTTTCGGCTGGGCTACGTCGCACTTGCAACGGCGGACATCGAACGAAGCGGCAGTCGTTTTTCAGCGAACAGGGACAAGGAAGACAGCAATGAAGAATCGCCAGGTATGGCTACGCTCCCGTCCGAACGGCATTCCTCAGGCGGCAGACTTTGATCTCCGTGAAGTCGAGCTGCCGACCTTGGCGGATGGAGAATTCCTCGTCCGCCACGCCTATCTCTCGGCAGATCCGGCGATGCGCGGATGGATCGCGGACAAGAGCACCTATTGGCCACGAATAGAGGTCGGCGACACCATGCGGGCATTTGCCGCCGGCGAGGTCGTCGAATCGCGCAATCCTGTCTATGCGGTCGGCGACAAGGTCATGGGCATCTTCGGTTGGCAGGATTACGCCGCGGTCAGACAGTCCCAGGTGATGCGCAAGGTCCAGGAAGCCGATTTGCCGCTGTCGCTCTCCCTGGGAATTCTGGGGCTGAACGGGTTAACCGCGTATTTCGGCCTGTTGGATGTTTGCCGGCCGAGGCCGGGAGAGACCGTTGCGGTTTCGACGGCGGCCGGGGGTGTCGGCTCGGCCGTCGGGCAAATCGCGAAGATTAAGGGATGTCGTACGATCGGGTTTGCCGGCGGACGCGACAAGGTTCGACAGTGTGTCGAGGACTTCGGCTATGATCACGCCATCGACTACAAGGCGACGAAGGATGTCGACGAGGCTCTGGCAGAGCGTTGCCCGGAGGGGATCGATGCGTTCTTCGACAACACATCGGGCGCGATCCACGACGCCGTCCTGCGCCGCATCAATCTGGGGGCGCGGATTGCGATCTGCGGGACAGCGTCCTACGCAAGTTGGGATCCATGGAATGAAGGGCCGCGCCCGGAACGGCATCTGCTGGTAAAGCGCGCGATCATGCAAGGATTTCTGACGACCGATTTCGCGGCAAGGTACGAGGAGGGAGTGGCCGCGCTCGCCGGTTGGATACGAGACGGACGTCTCAGGTATCGCGAGGACGTGCTGGAGGGCATCGAGGCGGCTCCCGCATCAATCGCGATGCTTTATGCCGGCGAAAATCGAGGAAAGCTTATCATCAGACTGTAGACAGGCTGCTCAAAACACAGCTCTCTTATGCGCTTCCGTACGATAGGCAAAGAACAGCCCTCTTGCGCTCCTCTACGGCAGCGGTCATGAAGTGCGATATCGTCTCGACGATCCTGAGAGCCGGCGTTTCCCTTTCTTCGATGAAATGCGCTCCGAAGGAGTGACCGACTACATTGCCGTTCCGCTGCTCTTTACGGACGGCACCATCCATGCGTCGAGCTGGACGACGAGGAATAAGGGCGGTTTTACCGACGATCATCTCGCCGCGCTGCGGTCAGTCATACCGCCCCTTTCGCGACGACGTCGTGATCGCCAACAAATTCATCGTCATATCGATTCGGCGACCGCCGGGCAGAGCGGCCTGGACAGCCGGTCCGAGCACATCAAGGCGCTCGCCGACGCTTCGCTGAAGTGGCTTGGGACCGATGTGGGACAACCTCACAATCGAGGCAACCGGCGAAGCGGTTGCCGCAACGTATGCGTGATTTCGTGGACAGGTCAAAAAGTTCGAATGATCGCCGTATGTATGCGGACCAGCTCGGCAGGGACGATATCCCTTTGCACAGCTTAATCCGTCCCTCTTCGTAACTATGTCCAGCGGCATGCTGTGCTAATTCGTCCGCTAGCTGTCACCATTCGGTCCGGCAATAGCAGAGCCGTCCCATCAATCAGCCATAATACACCGAGATCGTTATCGCTGCTTGGAATGCTCAGCGACAGGGCGAATATTGCGATCGCGCACCCGGTTAGCCTCGACTTGCACGCCGGCAGAATTGGAATGGGTGCGAAGAACGCGGTAACCTACGGAATTTGACCGTTCTCTCCGCGAGCGATATCCTGTTTCGGCCGGGACCTTTGCATCTTTGTTTGAGAGGCTCATGGAATGGTCGACCAAGCCGCGGCATCCGGATTTGCCCTTCGGAAGTTGGGCGGACGACCTCGCGGCTGCCTTCGTGCGACTTGAGCCACGCCGGCTTGCCGACCACCCTTTTGAAGGCGCAATTTCGAGGGCTGATGCCGCTCCGATCCAGATATCGCTGGTCACGGCTACCCGGCATACCGTACTTCGCCTCGCATCGCACATTGCATCGAGCACGGATGATCTTTGCTTTGTCAACCTCCAGCTCGAAGGCGTGGGGCGTACCACGCAGCGCGGTCACGAACAGATCAGCACACCCGGCGATCTGGCGCTTGCGGATACGACGGAGCCATTCGAGATAGCAAACTGCCACAATTTCAGGTTGTTCTGCTTTGCCGTGCCGCGGGGGCTGTTGCCGAAACGGATGCTCGATCGCCCGCGGCTCAACCTGTCCGCGACGGAAGGCGGGCGTGCTCTTTCCAGAACGCTTGCCGGCTATGCCGAGCTCTGCCTGAGCGATTTCCAACGTGCAAAGACCTCGGCGATGGTCGGCGCGCACCTGATCGACCTGATTTCGCAGGCGCCGGAAATCCTCACCGATGTGGCTGCGGAGCGCGTGCATATCCCGGTTCTGCTGTCGATGATGCTTGACCATATTGATCGGCATAGCGATGACCCCGCGCTCGGGGCGGCGACGCTGGCCGCGAGATTTCGCTGTTCCGAGCGTTATGTTCACCGCCTGTTTGCGACGACAGGCCGCTCAGTAGGCGAACACGTCAACGAGAAGCGGATTGTCGCGTGTACGCGCCGGCTTCTCGATAGCGCCGCTCGTCACAAGACCATTGCCGAGATTGCCTTTGCCGCGGGTTTCCGCGACATCTCGCATTTCAACCGCCAGTTCAAGCGCTGCAATGGTTTGACCCCGCGGGAATTTCGCCGCGTGACGGCCGCGCCCTAAGCCATCCGGTTCGCTCCACGCCAAGAAATCGGGCACCACCATCCAAGATTTTCTCTCGTGGCCGGGATAGCCGTTGGAATGAACGGCTGACACTCAGGTCAGGGGATACCGCGATGGCGATCGATTTCACACTCACGGCGCAACAGCGCGATCTCCAGCACGTCTCCCGCAAGTTCGCGAAGGAGGTGCTCGCCGAGGCCGGACGGGCCGAGTTGTTGGCAACTCCGGAAGAGCGCTTCGTTGCAACCAGGCCGACTTATGAGGCGATGGTCGCGGCCGGCTATCTGCGCAAATGCATTCCGGCGCCAGCGGGCGGCGACAACGCCGGGCTGATGGATATGGCGATCCTGGCCGAAGAATTCTACAGCGTAAACCCTAGCGTGACGCTCACGATGCTTGGCACCGTGCTTGGGCTGTTGCCGATTCTGCTCGGCGGCACGCCGGACCAATGTCAACGACTCATCCGGCCGTTTCTGAAGACAAATGGTGCGCCGCTTGCCGGGTTCTGTTCCAGCGAACCGGGGGGTAGCGCCAATGCTGCGTCTCCTCCACCCGGCGAGGGCGTCCGCACGACGGCCAGGCGGGAAGGGGAGAACTGGGTGATCAACGGCCGCAAGAAGTGGGTCTCTTCGGCCACGGGTTGGAACCGTGAAGGCGCCGATGTCCTGTGCGTCGTGTGCCGGACTGATCCAAAGGCGCCACCCGAGACCGCAATCTCAGTCATTGCCGTTGAGAGGCCGGTCAAGGGCATTGCGTTCGAACGTGCGATCAACACCATCGGTCATCGCGCGCATCTCGTCCCACAGTTCGGCCTCCAGAATGTCACGACACCTCACCACAATTTACTTGGACAGGAGGGCGCGGGGCTCGCACTGACCGCCGCGGCGTTCACGGGAACCGCGGCGCTCGTCGGCATCTTCGGCGTCGCCTTGATGCGGGCCGCGTTCGAATTCGCGCTGCATTTTGCGCGCACGGAAAAGCGTGGCGGTGTTCACGCGATCATCGAGCATCAGGCGGTGGGCTATGCCTTAGCCGATGCAAAGACCACAATCGAGGCCGCGCGCTATCTCTGCTGGCGCGCTTGCCATGCGCTCGACACCCAGTCACCTGTGGCCGAGGAGCTCGCGGTCGAAGCGAAGATTTTCGGCTCCGAGGCCGCAGTGCGCGTGATTACCGATCTCATGCGCGTGGTCGGCGTCGACAGCTACGATCACGAAGCGCCTTTCGCGCGTCTGCTCCAGGATGCACTCGCGCTGCCGATCTTCGACGGCGGCAATATGGGCGTTCGGCGGCGGCAGTTGCACACGATGCTGAAGCGAAGCGACTACGATCCGCTCGCCGCGAGCGGAGCGAGCTAGTGCGTCAGGTTGATGATGTTCCGGTGAGAGGGTAGATCGGTGGCCATCGACTTTCGCTTGACCGAGAGCCAACGCGAACTACAGTTTCGCTCGCGAAACTTCGCAAAGGACGTGCTGTCCTCTGCGATCGAGGCGGAGGCCCTGCACACGGCGGAGGAACGGTTCGCGGCAACGAAACCCGCCTACGAAGCGATGATCGCAGCCGGATTTCTGCGCAAATGCATTCCCAGGTCCGATGGTGGAGAGAACACGGGTCTGACCGATACCGCGATCATGGTCGAGGAACTGTATGCCGTGAACGCCAGCCTTACTCTGACGTTGATAGGAACCCTGCTTGGGCTGTTGCCGCTCTTGATTGGCGGCACGAGGGAGCAGCGCGACCGGCTGCTGCCTCGCTTTTTGGCGCCGGCAGGAGCGCCATTGGCGGGGTTCTGCGCCAGCGAACCCGGCGGCAGCGCCAATCCGGCGTCGCCGCCGCCGGGCGAGGGAGTGCGCACCTCGGCAAGGCTCTCGGGTGACAGATGGATCATCCACGGACGAAAGAGCTGGGTCTCGTCGGCCACGGGTTGGGATCGCAAGGGCGCGGACGTTCTCTCAGTTCTCTGCCGCACCGACCCCGACGCGACTCCCGAACAAGGCATTTCGGTCATCCTCGTGGAGCGTCCCGCATCAGGCCTGGTCTTTGGGCGCGCGATCGAATCGGTGGGGCATCGCGCACATCTCCTGCCGCAATTCGAATTCCAGGACGTCAGCGTCCCACGCGATAACGTCCTCGGCGGCGTCGGCGGCGGGCTCGCCCTGACGGGCGCCTGCTTCACCGGTGCAGCCGCGTTGGTCGGAGTTTTCGCGATCGCATTGATGCGTGCGGCGTTCGAATTCACGCTGGGCTTCGCGCGCTCCGAGAGACGAGGTGGTATTCATCCTATCATTGAGCACCAGGCGGTCGGATACGCCTTGGCGGACGCAAAGATGGCCATCGAGGCAACCCGCTGTCTGTGCTGGCGGGCGTGCCAGGCGGTCGACATGCAATCGCCGAGTGCGCAGGAACTCGCCGTCGAAGCAAAGGTCTATGGTTCTGAAACCGCCGTGCGGGTGCTGATGGACCTCATGCGCGTCGTCGGCATCGAGAGTTACGATCGTGCTCTCCCGTTGGGACGCCTGCTGGAGGATGCGCTTGCGTTGCCTCTCTTTGGCGGAGGCAATGTCGGCGTCCGACGCCGACAACTTCACGCGCTCTTGAAACGGCCGGAATACGATCCGCTCACGACCGATGTCGAACGATGAGACTAACGCGAGGCTTCCTTGATCGAAGGGGATAAATCATGAGCACAGAGCAGAAAGTAGCCGTCGTGACGGGGGCATCTCAGGGGATCGGCGCCGGTATCCTCGAGGCCTTCAAGGATCGCAACTACAGCGTTGTTGCGGCGTCGCGGTCAATCAAGGCCTCCGACGATCCGAACATCCTGACGGTGCCGGGCGACGTCGGCGCGCTCGACACGGCGGAAAAGGTGTTTAGGGCAGCGTACGAACGTTTCGGCCGTGTCGACACGCTGGTCAACAACGCCGGCATATTCATGGCAAAGCCATTTACCGCCTATTCGCAGGACGACTATGCGACCTACATTTCAACAAACGTCACCGGCTTCTTTCACATGACCCAGCGTGCGCTGGATCTGATGAGCAAGCAAGGACATGGCCACGTCGTCACCATCACGACGAGCCTCGTCGATCAGCCGATGAGTGGGGTTCCGGCCGCTCTGGCGTCCCTCACGAAAGGAGCCCTGAACGCGGCAACCAAGTCACTCGCGATCGAGTATGCCAAGACAGGCATTCGCGTGAATGCCGTATCACCGGGAATAATCAAGACTCCGATGCATCCGCTTCAAGCGCATCAAGCCCTCGCGGCCCTTCATCCGATGGGGCGGATGGGTGATGTGTCCGACGTCGTGGACGCGGTACTTTACCTCGAGGGCGCAACGTTCGTGACCGGCGAGATCCTTCACGTCGACGGCGGGCAGGCCGCCGGCCACCACATGATCTAGCCGCCCGACATCAAGCCAGCCAGAACGGGGCATGGAAGCGAGAAAATGGCATCCGTGAATGGGATCAGTTTCGCTGGGCCGTCAGTGGCCTGAGCGATGGGCAGTTCCTAGATGGCCGCACCAACTGGATGTCAAATTGCGGGAGAATTACGCCACTCTCTACCGTTACACCGTGGCCTTTCCCGAGTTTCACTGGCTCATGCGCCGAGACTCGCTGACCAACAGCCTGCGGCCGAAGTGGCTCGTGGAAGCCGTGTTGCTGACGCCGCTTCTGGGAAGGCTGACCCCTCAGATCGTTGCGGCACAGGGCCTATTCCCCGCAGTCGATCCCATCCTTTTCCATTACAAGACGGTCAGTCCGACTGCGACGCTGTCGGGATTCGGGCCTGAAATGCGGGTCACGAGCGGACGATCCGCCGAAGACATGGACCCGTACTGATGGACGAGACGGTTTTTGGTAGACCGCACGTGCGCGAAGCCTGTGCGAAGCGATGGGCGCGCGCACCGAGTTTGGCGCTGAGCTTGGGCTAAGAGAGGCCGAACTGCCCGCGCGCGTTGTCGCGGCCGATCTTCCTTCGATCGAATTCGTTGATCTCGAACGGTCGTTATTCTGCGCGAAAGCCGGGCGGAGTACGAGGTTATGCTGGCGATTTCGCGCTCTGCGTAAAGTGCTCTCCTCCCGGCGCTCGGCAAGAAGAGCTGTTCAGCTACAGCAGCAGGTCTGAGTTGGACGATAATCGTCGAGCCTGCACATGCAGGATGACGTGATCGGCGTGTCGGCCTTTGCGAGCGCGGCTGCCAGT is part of the Bradyrhizobium commune genome and harbors:
- a CDS encoding xanthine dehydrogenase family protein molybdopterin-binding subunit — translated: MSVATLSRRLFVQSLGVVLATFALPSPSVFGQTPANVPFSLRNNRRLEGWIRLEADETVTVFTGKAELGQGILTALAQIAAEELDIGFDKIRMVSADTSRGPDEQYTFGSQSVEQSGAAIRVAGAEARGLLLAAAARRFGVRAEDLQVKDGAIASADGRRATFWEIAKESAGLLGDIALAATPKKPSDYAIVGKSIRRIDLPGKLTGAPSYVQDMRLPGMVFARVVRPPRYGARLLECDEAAVRALPGVITVIRDGNFLVVAAGREEQAIAARSALATSAHWSDDTVALPDMTHLRTELQKLRAETIVVGTAGQSEPVSGQVRRVSAEYARAYVSHATIGPSCAVAWLRDGRMTVWSHTQGAFPLRGDLAKVLGLQTSEVDVVHMPGAGCYGHNGADDVALDAALVARAVPGVPVKLQWMRDDEFAWAPFGPAMAMKVEAALGSDGRIVDWSCDVWSNSHAMRPGQAGGVNLLAAWDLKTPFVKTPAPHIPQPFGDGDRNAVPSYELPRKEIRNHLLLDAPVRNGSFRTLGSHGNIFAIESFMDELAQVAGSDPLAFRLAHLRDPRARAVLQAAADKAGWTPGMKGDGQRGRGLAFCRYKSIGMYAAAVVDVEVDRNSGLIKVPRVVMVADLGLVVNPDGATNQLEGGIVQAVSLTLKEQVTFDRREITSRDWSGYPVLAFPEVPSVEIVLMQRNDPSLGAGEGSLPPTSAALANAFAQATGRRLRELPMTPERVKASLS
- a CDS encoding fumarylacetoacetate hydrolase family protein, with protein sequence MGVREGSEVIDLSHVDRDLPRDVADLLRSGLDARDALMSAARSSRTRLPVADLKMLPPAVNCGKIICLGLNYIDHAAEGGAKPPDYPMIFLRAATSLVGHNTPMVRPSCSDQFDYEAELVAFIGRKGRHISRADALSHVAGYSLFNDGSIRDYQWKTSQWTVGKNFDGTGGFGPEFVSAEELPSGATGLKIQSRLNGHVMQDANTKDMVFGVAETISLISECMTLDAGDILVMGTPGGVGAARKPPVFMKPGDICEIEIETIGVLRNPIEQESR
- a CDS encoding helix-turn-helix domain-containing protein → MEWSTKPRHPDLPFGSWADDLAAAFVRLEPRRLADHPFEGAISRADAAPIQISLVTATRHTVLRLASHIASSTDDLCFVNLQLEGVGRTTQRGHEQISTPGDLALADTTEPFEIANCHNFRLFCFAVPRGLLPKRMLDRPRLNLSATEGGRALSRTLAGYAELCLSDFQRAKTSAMVGAHLIDLISQAPEILTDVAAERVHIPVLLSMMLDHIDRHSDDPALGAATLAARFRCSERYVHRLFATTGRSVGEHVNEKRIVACTRRLLDSAARHKTIAEIAFAAGFRDISHFNRQFKRCNGLTPREFRRVTAAP
- a CDS encoding (2Fe-2S)-binding protein, which produces MTYQITVNGESQIVAAAPETPLLYVLRNDLGLNGPKFGCGLGQCGACAALVGGKLVRTCSMALRDVGGDPIVTLEGLGTVQKLHPLQQAFIEEQAAQCGYCSNGMIMAAKALLDRNPKPSDEEIRDALADQLCRCGVHNRVVRAVRKVAMEQMR
- a CDS encoding GntR family transcriptional regulator, encoding MKEPGEDGAAPAITRTSAIYERLRRDIIQGTLVPGEKLRIEVLRAKYDVGGTPLREAMNRLSVEGLCTQSEQKGFRVTPVSADDLLELTRTRCWINEVGLRESIARGGRDWEEHVLLSLHRLSRIPIVVDNSRMNPDWSELHRVFHAALLAGCGSRWLMDFNDLLFDCAERYRNLLAVMGTVRDVHGEHRAIAEAAIERKTALAVGLLNDHYEKTSGTLLRAIESGGLTGR
- a CDS encoding NADP-dependent oxidoreductase — translated: MKNRQVWLRSRPNGIPQAADFDLREVELPTLADGEFLVRHAYLSADPAMRGWIADKSTYWPRIEVGDTMRAFAAGEVVESRNPVYAVGDKVMGIFGWQDYAAVRQSQVMRKVQEADLPLSLSLGILGLNGLTAYFGLLDVCRPRPGETVAVSTAAGGVGSAVGQIAKIKGCRTIGFAGGRDKVRQCVEDFGYDHAIDYKATKDVDEALAERCPEGIDAFFDNTSGAIHDAVLRRINLGARIAICGTASYASWDPWNEGPRPERHLLVKRAIMQGFLTTDFAARYEEGVAALAGWIRDGRLRYREDVLEGIEAAPASIAMLYAGENRGKLIIRL
- a CDS encoding VOC family protein → MIRYKKLGYVELNVSNLDRSRRFYEDVVGLEFVGERSDGAVLFRCDDEDPRSVVLHQQQPAGFKSVGWQLEDEAQFELLHRRLRDARVPYEELGSAQCELRQAIRVTRTTEPHSHAALEFFTADGPRPDKPFAVTHTKIQRLGHVVWSVPHEVESIAFFREVLNFRESDSIGEIMTFMRPFPSPFHHGIGVGKGPKRVIHHLNFMVSEIDDIGKAQNRMRKHDVPIVFGPGRHPASTSVFFYFLEPDGMTLEYSFGMEEFTEVDPRKPRTLPMAAESIDEWGSVRDPRMGQTGDIEEARIGAPA
- a CDS encoding acyl-CoA dehydrogenase family protein; translated protein: MAIDFTLTAQQRDLQHVSRKFAKEVLAEAGRAELLATPEERFVATRPTYEAMVAAGYLRKCIPAPAGGDNAGLMDMAILAEEFYSVNPSVTLTMLGTVLGLLPILLGGTPDQCQRLIRPFLKTNGAPLAGFCSSEPGGSANAASPPPGEGVRTTARREGENWVINGRKKWVSSATGWNREGADVLCVVCRTDPKAPPETAISVIAVERPVKGIAFERAINTIGHRAHLVPQFGLQNVTTPHHNLLGQEGAGLALTAAAFTGTAALVGIFGVALMRAAFEFALHFARTEKRGGVHAIIEHQAVGYALADAKTTIEAARYLCWRACHALDTQSPVAEELAVEAKIFGSEAAVRVITDLMRVVGVDSYDHEAPFARLLQDALALPIFDGGNMGVRRRQLHTMLKRSDYDPLAASGAS